In Candidatus Methylomirabilota bacterium, one DNA window encodes the following:
- the rdgB gene encoding RdgB/HAM1 family non-canonical purine NTP pyrophosphatase: MATLNPAKGRELAALLAGLPYEVRTLAEFPGARLPDETGDSYAANALPKARAAARYTGLLALGDDSGLEVDALGGAPGLRSARFGGPGLDDAGRCERLLAALDGVDEARRGARFRCVIALVDPAGSERVVEGVVEGVILTAPRGRGGFGYDPLFYYPPLGRTFAELTDDEKAQVSHRGRAVAEVRRLLGECYTPHAGC; this comes from the coding sequence CTGGCCACGCTCAATCCCGCCAAAGGGCGTGAGCTGGCCGCCCTCCTCGCCGGCCTGCCGTACGAAGTGCGGACCCTGGCCGAGTTCCCCGGCGCCAGGCTCCCCGACGAGACCGGCGACTCCTACGCGGCCAACGCCCTGCCCAAGGCCCGCGCGGCGGCCCGCTACACCGGGCTGCTCGCCCTCGGGGACGACTCCGGGCTCGAGGTCGACGCGCTGGGCGGCGCCCCCGGGCTGCGCTCGGCGCGCTTCGGCGGCCCTGGCCTGGACGACGCCGGCCGCTGCGAGCGTTTGCTCGCCGCCCTCGATGGCGTGGACGAGGCGCGCCGCGGCGCCCGGTTTCGCTGTGTCATCGCGCTGGTCGATCCCGCGGGGTCCGAGCGCGTCGTCGAGGGCGTGGTCGAGGGCGTGATTCTCACCGCGCCGCGGGGGCGGGGCGGCTTCGGCTACGATCCGCTCTTCTACTACCCGCCGCTCGGTCGGACGTTCGCCGAGCTCACGGACGATGAAAAGGCGCAGGTGAGCCATCGCGGCCGCGCGGTGGCTGAGGTCCGGCGCCTGTTGGGCGAGTGCTATACTCCACACGCCGGTTGCTAA
- the rph gene encoding ribonuclease PH, protein MPRLDGRGPDQLRPVTLTRDFLLHPEGSVLVAFGATRVICTASVDDKVPPFLKGQGLGWVTAEYAMLPRSTNTRTPRENRGPSGRSQEIQRLVGRALRAVIERSKMGERTIWVDCDVIQADGGTRTAAITGSFVAVADALGRIPGVDPTAVVRDCVAAVSVGVVGGQAVLDLNYAEDSMADVDMNVVMTGAGEFVEVQGTAERVTFSQGRLDGMLALAAAGIGRLVGLQRRALEARHERAFTL, encoded by the coding sequence ATGCCACGCCTCGACGGCCGCGGGCCCGACCAGCTTCGTCCCGTCACGCTCACGCGCGACTTCCTGCTCCACCCGGAGGGCTCGGTGCTGGTGGCGTTCGGCGCCACCCGGGTCATCTGCACGGCATCGGTGGACGACAAGGTCCCGCCCTTTCTCAAGGGCCAGGGGCTGGGCTGGGTGACGGCGGAGTACGCGATGCTGCCTCGCTCCACCAACACGCGGACCCCGCGTGAGAATCGCGGGCCCAGCGGCCGGTCGCAGGAGATCCAGCGCCTGGTCGGGCGAGCCCTGCGGGCCGTCATCGAGCGCAGCAAGATGGGTGAGCGCACGATCTGGGTCGACTGCGACGTCATCCAGGCCGACGGGGGCACCCGCACGGCCGCGATCACCGGCAGCTTCGTCGCCGTCGCCGACGCCCTGGGGCGGATCCCCGGTGTCGATCCCACCGCGGTGGTCCGTGACTGCGTGGCCGCGGTCAGCGTGGGCGTGGTGGGCGGCCAGGCCGTGCTCGACCTGAACTACGCCGAGGACTCGATGGCCGACGTCGACATGAACGTCGTGATGACGGGCGCGGGCGAGTTCGTGGAGGTGCAGGGCACGGCCGAGCGCGTGACCTTCAGTCAGGGACGCCTCGACGGGATGCTGGCACTGGCCGCGGCGGGAATCGGGCGCCTGGTCGGCCTCCAGCGGCGCGCGCTGGAGGCGCGCCACGAGCGAGCGTTCACGCTCTAG
- a CDS encoding ABC transporter substrate-binding protein gives MKSRRVTLLILFALGVLLLPLAAEPQQAGKVYRIGFLTPALDTFNLVSRIPGRLELLGWREHINARFEHRFAVDASVRLSDLAGELAGLGVDVIVVSGTVAALAAKHGAPGVPVVAIFDGDPVKAGAVASLGRPGGNVSGVATFELQLTGKRLELLRDTVPGLSRVGVLWNPSTSDAAQYWSEAVRAAEPLGLELVSLKAQNRAELEPSFQAAQRARCEALLVLFRDRLTLSHAHVLAELARNARLPTLYPNQLFVHIGGGLMSYGEDYVDVSTRVATQIDKVLKGARPADLPVERPTKFELVINLKTARALGLTIPPSLLLRADKVIE, from the coding sequence ATGAAGTCGAGAAGGGTCACTCTCCTCATCCTCTTCGCCCTCGGCGTGCTCTTATTGCCTCTCGCCGCCGAGCCGCAGCAGGCAGGGAAGGTCTACCGCATCGGATTTTTGACGCCTGCCCTCGACACCTTCAACCTTGTCAGTCGCATCCCGGGCCGCCTGGAGCTCCTCGGATGGCGCGAGCACATCAATGCCCGGTTTGAGCATCGGTTCGCGGTGGACGCCAGCGTACGCCTGTCCGACCTGGCGGGGGAGTTGGCGGGTCTCGGTGTCGACGTCATCGTCGTCTCGGGCACGGTCGCCGCGCTGGCTGCGAAGCATGGGGCGCCTGGAGTTCCGGTGGTCGCCATCTTTGATGGCGATCCCGTGAAGGCTGGTGCGGTCGCAAGCCTTGGACGTCCGGGAGGGAATGTCTCCGGCGTCGCCACGTTCGAGCTGCAGCTTACCGGCAAGCGGCTCGAGCTTCTCCGCGACACCGTTCCCGGGCTGTCCCGCGTAGGCGTCCTTTGGAACCCGTCCACGAGCGACGCGGCCCAGTACTGGAGTGAGGCCGTACGCGCCGCTGAACCGCTGGGTCTCGAGTTGGTCTCCCTGAAAGCGCAGAACCGCGCCGAATTGGAGCCGAGCTTCCAGGCGGCTCAACGTGCCCGCTGTGAAGCCTTGTTGGTCCTTTTCCGCGACCGCCTCACGCTGTCTCACGCCCACGTCCTCGCAGAGCTCGCTCGCAACGCCCGGCTTCCTACCCTCTATCCAAACCAGCTTTTCGTCCATATCGGAGGCGGGCTCATGTCCTATGGCGAGGACTACGTTGACGTGTCGACGCGAGTCGCGACCCAAATCGACAAAGTCCTCAAAGGCGCCCGGCCGGCTGACTTGCCCGTAGAACGTCCAACGAAGTTTGAGCTCGTTATCAACCTCAAGACCGCCCGCGCCCTCGGCCTCACCATCCCTCCGTCGCTGCTGCTGCGAGCGGACAAGGTCATCGAGTAG